One genomic window of Punica granatum isolate Tunisia-2019 chromosome 1, ASM765513v2, whole genome shotgun sequence includes the following:
- the LOC116203134 gene encoding uncharacterized protein LOC116203134, translated as MGDRKVPKIIAMESLPQFHCHQTKRQKVLKRLLASKSITFEGNEGRYLIGKLLLPRYLRVMTFLGQLVAFMLVVVSFPRLRPMFDSFLSTVEAEYRFDPVKFEVLPMLFRDLANEGLLRGGEKAVFLSNQADYEAMDGSRMILFDEVMDHISTADLERQSSIQDNTFDFAFTYEFHDAASRFIDRTLKVGGIAAIHLGGVDPNDAGSFHIPRNYKIVYIRRFDSPVLAIKKTSEAAMEPSQTRRQLCGLTSQKKKEALKNLEDVLLEPPRAATGRSKRYLKKTRYLPDLMGDTLEGYPRRVFIDVGPPEKDGESTGTKWFIENYPTRNLDFDMYKMETVASEGEKYPVSSLSSSISDQHESEAPQIGMSEWLRKNVKEEEYVVMKADAEVVEEMMRGRATGLVDELFLECKPKGKKKPTDANGSGNKRAYWECLALYGRLRDEGVAVHQWWG; from the coding sequence ATGGGGGACAGAAAGGTCCCGAAGATCATCGCCATGGAATCATTGCCGCAGTTTCACTGTCACCAAACCAAGCGCCAGAAGGTGCTCAAACGCTTGCTAGCCAGTAAGAGCATAACTTTTGAAGGGAACGAGGGCCGTTACTTGATCGGCAAGCTGCTACTTCCCCGTTACTTGAGGGTTATGACGTTTCTGGGTCAGTTGGTGGCCTTCATGCTTGTGGTTGTTTCCTTCCCTCGACTGAGGCCGATGTTCGACTCTTTCCTATCAACAGTTGAGGCCGAGTACAGGTTTGACCCTGTCAAATTTGAGGTGTTGCCGATGCTTTTCCGTGACCTCGCGAACGAGGGCCTACTGCGAGGAGGCGAGAAGGCCGTTTTCCTCAGCAACCAGGCCGACTACGAGGCCATGGACGGATCCCGCATGATCCTGTTCGATGAGGTGATGGATCATATCTCCACTGCCGATTTGGAGCGGCAGAGTTCGATTCAAGACAACACATTTGACTTTGCCTTCACATACGAGTTTCACGATGCCGCATCTCGATTCATCGACCGGACTCTCAAGGTCGGTGGAATTGCAGCGATTCATCTGGGAGGTGTAGACCCCAATGATGCCGGTTCCTTTCATATACCGAGGAACTACAAAATTGTTTACATAAGGCgattcgactcgcctgtcctcgcAATCAAGAAGACCAGCGAGGCGGCAATGGAGCCCAGCCAGACGAGAAGGCAACTCTGCGGGTTGACATcccagaagaagaaggaagcaTTGAAGAACCTCGAGGATGTGCTCCTCGAACCACCTAGGGCAGCCACGGGTAGGTCGAAACGATACCTGAAGAAGACCAGATACCTGCCCGATCTAATGGGGGACACTTTGGAGGGCTACCCACGTCGGGTATTCATTGACGTGGGCCCACCGGAGAAGGACGGTGAGAGTACCGGCACAAAGTGGTTCATCGAGAATTACCCCACCAGAAACCTCGACTTTGACATGTACAAGATGGAGACTGTCGCATCTGAGGGTGAAAAATATCCCGTATCCTCCCTATCATCGAGCATATCAGACCAGCACGAATCAGAGGCGCCACAGATCGGGATGTCGGAGTGGCTAAGGAAGAATGTGAAGGAGGAGGAGTATGTGGTGATGAAGGCCGATGCAGAGGTGGTGGAGGAAATGATGAGGGGCCGAGCAACGGGGCTCGTCGATGAGCTCTTCTTGGAATGCAAACCTaaagggaagaagaagccgaCCGATGCCAATGGCAGCGGCAACAAGAGGGCTTATTGGGAGTGCCTAGCCTTGTATGGAAGGTTACGCGACGAGGGCGTGGCGGTGCACCAATGGTGGGGCTAA